From the Theropithecus gelada isolate Dixy chromosome 16, Tgel_1.0, whole genome shotgun sequence genome, the window TCCtggctgggcaatagagtaagaccctgtctctgaaaataaaaggtcttttttgtttgtttgtttttgagatggagtctcgctctgtcgcccaggctggagtacagtggctcaatctcagctcattgcaagctccgcctcctgggtccacaccattctcctgcttcagcctcctgagtagctgggattacaggtgcccgccaccacgcctggctaatttttttgtatttttagtagaggcagggtttcaccttgttaaccaggatagtctcgatctcctgacctcgtgatctgcctgtctcagcctcccaaagtgctgggattacaggcataagccacctcacctggcctgtttgtttttgagatggagtctcgctctgtcactcaggctggagtgcagtggtacaatcttggctcactgcaacttctgcctcccatattctccagcctcagcctcctgcgtagtggggattacaggcatgcaccaccacacctggcttatttttgtatttttagtagacatagggtttcaccatgttggtcaggctggagtcaaactcctgacctcaggtgatctgcccacctcggcctcccaaagtgctggggattacaggcctgagccaccatgctgagccTAAAAACAACTtatttcggctgggcgcggtggctcaagcctataatcccagcactttgggaggccgagacgggcggatcacgaggtcaggagatcgagaccatcctggctaacacagtgaaaccccgtccctactaaaaaatacaaaaaaaaaactagccgggcgaggtggcgggtgcctgtagtcccagctactcaggaggctgaggcaggagaatggcgtaaacccgggaggcagagcttgcagtgagctgagatccagcccctgcactccagcctgggcgacagagcgagagactccatctcaaaaaaaaaaaaaaaaaaacttattttaggccgtgcgcagtggctcactcctgtaatctcagcactttgggaggccaaggcgggtggatcacctgaggtcaggagttcgagactaggctggccaacatggtgaaaccctgtctctactaaaaatacaaaaaattagccgggcgtggtagcacatgcctgtgatcccagctacacgggaggctgaggctggagaattccggaggaagaggttgcagtgagctgaaattgcgccactgcactccagcctgggtgacagggagactccgtttcaaaaaatgaaataaaataagggtttttaaaaataatatgtttaagaCAAGGACAGCATGAAGCCAGGTGTGAGGCCTCTGTGGAACTTAACAGGTCACCTGCCCATGAAGCCAGCTGTGTTTGAaagtcaggctttctgggaagaGGGAAGAGCCAGTGGCATTTGGGCTTCTGATCAAGCAAATGTATCAAGATCTGTCTTCTATCccagttttcttcttctcctaCTTTACTCATTTGGACAGTATTTATGGAACTCCTACTCAGTGCCAGGTATTATTCTAGGCATTGAAATTACAGAGTGAAACACACAGGCAAAATTCCTGCTGTCACCATGAGTTTACTTGGGGAAGGCTGGGGGACAGACAATAGACAGGTCACTTTGTAAACAAATGGTTGCAAGGGTGAGGGGCTAAGAGTGAccaagttagctgagtgtgggaAGGTTGGCTTCAAACTGGGTAGAGAGGGAAGGGTTCCACCTCCAAGGACAGGCTGTCTGATccatccttcttcctcctccccctctttaGACCTCTGGTGCCCCGGGGAGCCCCCAAACACCCCCTGGGCCTCATGACTCTGGTGGTTCCCTGCCCCTGACACCCCGGATGGAGAGCCACTCAGAGGATGAAGATCTTGCTGGGGCTGTCGGTGGCCTGGGCTGGTACAGTAGGAGTCCCCGGACCCAGAACCCAGGGGGCTGCTCAGCGGAGGCTGTGCTGGCCCGGAAGAAACACCGTCGGCGGCCGTCCAAGCGCAAACGGCACTGGCGACCCTACCTGGAGCTGAGCTGGGCTGAGAAACAACAGCGGGATGAGAGGCAGAGCCAGAGGGCCTCCCGGGTCCGCGAGGAGATGTTCGCCAAAGGCCAGCCCGTGGCCCCCTACAACAccacccagttcctgatgaatgaCCGAGACCCGGAGGAGCCCAACTTGGATGTGCCCCATGGGATCTCCCACCCAGGTTCCAGTGGGGAGAGTGAGGCCGGGGACAGTGATGGGCGGGGCCAAGCGCACGGTGAGTTCCAGCGGAAGGACTTCTCTGAGACTTACGAGCGCTTCCACACCGAGAGCCTGCAGGGCCGCAGCAAGCAGGAGCTGGTGCGAGACTACCTGGAGCTGGAGAAGCGGCTGTCGCAGGCAGAGGAGGAGACTaggaggctgcagcagctgcaggCGTGTACTGGCCAGCAGTCCTGCCGCCAGGTGGAGGAGCTGGCTGCCGAGGTCGAGAGGCTCCGGACTGAGAACCAGCGGCTTCGGCAGGAGAACCAGATGTGGAACCGAGAGGGCTGCTGCTGTGATGAGGAGCCGGGTACCTAGGGGTGCCTCCCAGCCTGGTGGACCCAAGGAGAAGGTCCCATTTTGTGCACACTCAGGCCAGCTGGGTCTCAAGGAGGCAGGTGGCAGATGAAAACCACCGTCAACACCCTTTGCCCCCTGAGAACGGCTAAATTGGTTCAGACTCCCACCTCACCGTTTCCACAGTTGGCTCTTTCGTGTCATCTTACTCTTTACAGAGAAATTAAATGGTCTTAGTGGGACCAAATGGGAGTATCTAGGATTGATTTCACTAGGGCTGTTGTGAGAACCAAAACATTTGCCCCAGAGAAGTCTGAGTGGGGTCCCAGTCCCCACTGCCCCAAGCCTGGCAGGACAGCGGACCTCTGGATGGGGACCTCCCAAGTTCTCCAGGATACCTGAATCCTG encodes:
- the HEXIM2 gene encoding protein HEXIM2 isoform X2, which translates into the protein MMATPNQTACNAESPIALEEAKTSGAPGSPQTPPGPHDSGGSLPLTPRMESHSEDEDLAGAVGGLGWYSRSPRTQNPGGCSAEAVLARKKHRRRPSKRKRHWRPYLELSWAEKQQRDERQSQRASRVREEMFAKGQPVAPYNTTQFLMNDRDPEEPNLDVPHGISHPGSSGESEAGDSDGRGQAHGEFQRKDFSETYERFHTESLQGRSKQELVRDYLELEKRLSQAEEETRRLQQLQACTGQQSCRQVEELAAEVERLRTENQRLRQENQMWNREGCCCDEEPGT
- the HEXIM2 gene encoding protein HEXIM2 isoform X1, whose product is MALWCKRGVTSSRCLLKDLERKMMATPNQTACNAESPIALEEAKTSGAPGSPQTPPGPHDSGGSLPLTPRMESHSEDEDLAGAVGGLGWYSRSPRTQNPGGCSAEAVLARKKHRRRPSKRKRHWRPYLELSWAEKQQRDERQSQRASRVREEMFAKGQPVAPYNTTQFLMNDRDPEEPNLDVPHGISHPGSSGESEAGDSDGRGQAHGEFQRKDFSETYERFHTESLQGRSKQELVRDYLELEKRLSQAEEETRRLQQLQACTGQQSCRQVEELAAEVERLRTENQRLRQENQMWNREGCCCDEEPGT